The Phacochoerus africanus isolate WHEZ1 chromosome 9, ROS_Pafr_v1, whole genome shotgun sequence genomic sequence TGTCTAGGGACACTCCTTATTTAAAAGGTGGTGTTTGGGAGCCACTAAGTGTCTTTTCACCTGCTCCAGGAGTCACTCCTACCTTTTAAAACCCCAAAAAGCTGTGAAAAATACTGCTTCTCGTAAAAGCCTGTTGTTACTTTTCGTGTGCTGTGTTCCACGGTGAAGATACCCAGCCTTCTCTCAGGGGGGACCTTACTCAGCCCAGAAGGAACAAGCTCACCTACTCCGAGCAGCAGACACATCAGGAAGGCTCTGAACCTGCCTCCTTGTCTATCAAATGGGTTTAGTGCAAAACCCATCAAGTTGAACATGTGAAAAGCCATTCCTGCTGGCCCCTGGCCTCCACGCCCTCCTCCCCAGGGTCTGGAGAACTGTACTGAAGGAATGCTCTCATCTTCGTCCCCGGCGCTGATGGGGCACCAGGAAGCTTCGCCAAGCTTTCACAGGCTGCTGACCAGCACCCCTGAACGCTCTCGGGTTTCTCCGACTCTAGCCTGAGCCGTGCAGAGCAAGACAGTCAGCAGAGAAAGCCACAGGCACTCTCATCTCGCAGGGACTCTGCCACAGCGGCCGTGAGCTCTTAGGCCCGGGTTGGCTGGCACAGGACGACAGAACACATGGCTCAGAATGTGGATTCCAAACTCCCAGGGAGAAGCACAATGGGCCCTGCACCCAGGGGTCTGCACTGGGCGCCCAGCTCTGAGCTGCCCAGGGGGGCTGTGGGGCAGAGACCCTTGCCAGGGACAAGGGGAGCATCCAGAGCCGGGACCAGGAAAGATCCAGGAGTTTCTAGAGAGAGGGCATGCCTGCCTAATTCCACTGGGACCTCAGGCCTGGAGATTTCGTGGGAGCGGGGCCTGGTGAGCGGCCTAAGCGGGCTCAGAAGTCGCTCCCAGGATCCATCAACTCCAGGCGGATCCTGCTTTCTGCTCTCCCGTGGTAACAAGGAGGAAAaggtctctctctccccaccgGCCAAAGGGAACAGGAATCCCAGGCTGCCTCCTTCAAACGCCACCCCTTTCCTGAAAGCTACACTTGAAACCCGGACACTGGGTCCTGTGACCATCTAtacccagacttttttttttttctttttttggacaaGTCATTTTTCCTTCCAAAGCTCTACACTAAAAAGATCTCTTTGGGCCTTAGATGGTGCTGGCGGTGGGGTACGAAATACAGAATGTGGCCCGTCTACATCGCCATCACTTTATTGTATTGTCACCGTTAATTTAACTATAAATACTACGGTGGGGAGCGAGTCGCCCGGCGGCCCCGAACGTTGGGCTGCGAGCCCCGGCGGCGCGGTAGCCCAGGCGCCCACCCTCTCCGGACTGTACACTATTTACAACTCTTCGTTCCTCCTTCTCGACCCCCCTCCCGCAAGGCAGCGCGTGTGCAAGAAAAGTAGCATCGTCTGGGTGTGCAAGTCCTTCGTGTTAGGCAAGGGCCACGGCCGAGCCTGCGACCGTCAGCTGTCCGAGTCCAAATCGCTTTtaccttcctcttccctcttctcggGCGAGGCTTTCGACGACGTCTTGTTCCATTTCTCGGCGTTTTCTGACTCCTCGGACGAAGACCGCTTCTGCCGCCTCCATTTGGCGCGGCGGTTTTTGAACCAGACCTGTTGCGCAGCAGAGAGCAGAACAGCTATTAGGATCAAAGGTGCGTCCCCCCAACGCCCCGGCACCCCGGGGCTGGGTGTGGCCGCGGGGCGCCCCCGGCGTGGAGAGGGAACCGGGGACCCCGCGCGCGCGAGCCAACAAAAGGAGAGGAGACCGGCTCCCGCTTCCGTATTTTCATTTAACTTCCTGGGCCTAAAGCGCGCTCCAGCAGCCTCCGGGCCGCCACTGGGAGATTTTTAAAGAGCAGGGAGACCCAGGGAGGGCCGAGCAAACCCGGCTGGGGCCACGATTCGCTGGGAAGGGCCGTGAGTTGCGCCGCAGTAGGGTCCCGCGCCTACCTCCACTTTCTCCTCGCGGAGGTGCACCTTTCGAGCCAGCTGCTCGCGGGTACCCACGTCTGGGTACTTGGTCTCCTGGAAGAGGTTCTCCAGGGCTTCGAGCTGTTCATCGGTGAAGATGGTGCGGTGCCGCCGCTTCCGCCGGCAGTGCAGCTGGTTGAGGAGCTGCAGCTCCGTGCGCGACAGGGTGCCCACGTTCATGTAGGGCAGCATCTGGTGTGGCACAGGGGACACCAGCACCGAGCCGGGGCCCTCGTAGCCTGCGACAGAGTAAGGCGCACGGTCAGCCACTTCTCTTGCCACCGCGCACACACCGGCCTGCCCGCCAGCGACCCACTCCGACTTTAAAATCGTCTGCAAGGGGGTGCGGGGAATTGGGGGTGCACGGTAAACAACGGTTCGGGGAACTGAGGAACCATGCCAGAGTCCACCCGCACGCTCGCAAAGCCATTAGGAAATCCTAAAAGTCTAGTCTCCCCACGCAGGCACTGTTACAGTTTCCACTAACTCGCCTAAAGTTTGCAGCCAGTGTGCAAACGCCTGAGCCCGATCCGCAAAAAaaaggaggggcagggggagtagATTTGCAAGAGGAGAAAAGTTCGCGCAAAGTGAAAGAAGCGAACGCCACCGCCACCCACGTCCCAAGGGCTGAGGACCACGGCGGCGGGCCGCCGAGGCCCGAGCGAGCGCGACCCTACCTGGGGGCGTCGGGACGCAGGAGCACTGCTGGGCACCCAGCGGCGGCACGGCCCCGCAGCAGGCCGGGCCCACCGGTGCCGCCTGCACGTGCAGCTGCCCGTAGAAGTAGTTGTTGTAGCCGAGGCGGGAGCCGCCGACCGCGGCCGGGAGGCCTGCGCCGCCGGGGGCCACGGGGCGCGGGTAGAAGGCGCCATAGTCCGAGGAGGCGCCGCCGCCGGCGCCGTAGAGCGAGTCCCCGTGCAGGGCCGGGAAGACGACGGGAGCCGCGGCGCTGGGCGCCACCGGCAGCACCGAGTCCTTGCAGCGCGGCCGGGCGGCCAGGATGTTGTCGATGCTGAACATGCTGGCGGGCATCCCCGAGCCCGGCGCCGGGACCGGGGGGCGGCGGGGACGCGCCGAGGAAAAAGCTTCAAGGTGGGGGGGTCCACTCTCCTCCCGCGGCGGCCCAAACCGAAAGAGAGCGCCGGCGAGCGCGCAGCCccgcgcccctccccgccccctgcgTCCGCGCTCCCTCCTCCCGCCCTCCCCTCGCTGCGGCGTTCGGCGAACTCAACCCGCGGGTAGGACGGAGTTTAGACCAGCTGAACCTCTTGTTGGTTTTATACTGAGTCGACGTCATCCTGGATTTAGTTCCTGGTAATATGCAGATGACAAACAGAACCAGATTTGGCCCTTTCTGTTCCtttgggtgggggcgggggtgggggtgggggggggcaggacttgaagaaagggggaggggaagaggccaAGGGGAGGGGGCTACGGGGGCCTGAAAGGAGATTGTGGATTGCGAATTAATGAAATTAACCTAATCTTTTCCATTCAGCAGCCCCGCCGCGGGCCGGCGGAGCTGGGCGGGCGTCCTAATTGCCCCGGTTAATCTCATTAATTCCATTGTGGGGCCGCAGTTAACAACTCCCTCCGCCGACCTCTCCGCCCCCACCGTTCCCCCTCAGATTGGGTCCTATTATTGGGTGCGATTTCCTCTGCAAGAAGCTCAAATTCATTGTGGCCAGTTTTACTTTggggctacttttttttttccttttcggaatttgttttgttttagaaaatgcgAGGGGCCGCGTCCTCAATCAAGCAAGATTGAAATTCCGCTCTGCCTTCGGGCCCCCATGCCCTGACCGCATAATTtcacctctgttttttttttatcttgacaTTCTCTCCCGAATAGAACTGGTTAAACCCCGAAAGCCTTTTGTTTTTGCAAAGGCCAAAATTTGTAATGGAAAAACGACAAAAGAAGTGCATCGTGAttcttaattatatatatttagtaaatatatatattattttttaaatttatttttttatttgcaggCACCTTGGGTCTGAAAACTACCGTAGCAGCCCCTAGGCCCTTACCCAGCCGAGTCCAAATTCATCCACTACTTTAAAATTCGCCACCAAAAATAGCCATCGGAAGCGATGCTTCCAACTGCTCCCTGCGTGGGTGTTGGTAGGTTTTGCGGGGTTTgttatgttttttaaacttttttcggAAGTAGGGTGTCTTCTCCCTCAACTGtttaaatcccccccccccaaaagggggGGAGGATTTTAGGAATTCCCTGTCTCCTTTCCCAACAAATGAATCGCATTTTCCCCTTCTGACCTGCTAGCTCCCCGCCCGGGACCGGCCTCCTGGCTGTCCTTCTCCCGGCAGGCCCCAGCTGGGCTCCCTGGGCCCCGGCGGCCTGGCCGAAGCCCGGCTCGGCTCGCGGCAGGCGGCCGCGGTGATTTGCGGGACCCTCTGCGCGTCACGGCCCGTCAACGGGAGCTGCGGGAGGCGCATCCAGTCCACGACGGCGCGCAGGCGGCCGAGCGCCCTGCGAGAAGGTAGGAGACGTGCATGCGGAACGAAAGCAGCCTCCGAGGTCCTTCCCGCCCGGCGCAAGTCCCCGTCTTACGGTGCCGTACTTTCTCGGCCCTTGGCGCAGGCAACTCTGGCCACTGCAGAGAAGGGGCAGTGCCGGACCCAGGCGAGACTGCCTAGCGCCGGGGTACCTGGACACCTCGGGTGTCCCAAAGGCAGGCCGCCTTTAACTCACGCccatcttttgctatttcttactGGCTAATTAGCCCGGGGCCCCGGCAAGGGTGTCTGAAGTCCCAGCAGTAAGGCTAAATACGTGGGCTTCCTCCTCGGCGACTCTGGGGCAAAAGGTACTTGGCAATTGCTATTCCCGGGTCAGAGGAGCGATTGCGCGCTCCTACCCGTGCGCGATACTTCGGAGGCAGCTCGCAGCGCTGACCCGGAGAAGCTAGGCGACAGCGCTTCTTCGCGGCCTCCCCGCGTGGACTTCGGTGTCCTCATGCCCACCCGCTCACCCGCTCCTGGCCTGAAAGCTTTGTAGCTTTGAGTGCTGAGCAAACTTAGAGGTGGTTGTAGGAGGAGATTACGGTAGGACGGAGATGGGTCTCAATTTGGGGGAGGCGatggatttcaaaaaaaaagaaaagaaaccaataaaCACTGTTCCCAGGGGAAGGAGTGTGACCTTCCCCTTCGCAGAGGTCAGGTGTAGGGAAAGAAAAGTATCGCCTTCCTTCTCCCACTAACTAAGGGtggtggctttttttgtttgggttgttttttgttttttttttcttttttcttttctcaaaagacTCAAAAATCACCAGGTAGGTTCCGCGCGCACACATTCCAGGCCAGCCTTTTCTGAGTTCAATTCTACAGGGCAAATGATGGAAGAATTAGAGGCTGCAACTTCAGCAGGCACTCCCGCAGCGTTTGTGTTCGTGCCTGGGAGCACGCGGGGCGGCGGCACGCGCGCGTGTTGTGGATTTTCTGAGACCTTAGACGAGCCAGGCAGAAGCAAAGAGGGAAACTTGGGGCAAATTCTCCGTTGTTTTTCTGCAAAGGTGCTCAAACTAGCACCCCGCGGAGATTTCAGGAGGAGATTGCAGGCTCAGATCTGAGTGCCTCCGAATTTTTAAACAAGGCAGCTTCACCCTTTATTTGCAACAAGCAGTCTTGCCTCCTTCTACTGGGTACATTGTTCTCTTTAATAAGCCGATTTAGCAGACCCCCAGCCTTTGCTCCTAGCTTTCCTGCAGCCCTCCCACTGTGCCATCAGATTCCTGGAAGGAAGAGCACTGTACAGTGAGTCTGGAGCGTCAGAGTTCTACACCGAACGTTGCCACCTTGAAAATCATTCTTCCTTTCCAGGCCTCAGGTTTTTTAGTTATTGAACTAATACCGACATC encodes the following:
- the GSC gene encoding homeobox protein goosecoid, with protein sequence MPASMFSIDNILAARPRCKDSVLPVAPSAAAPVVFPALHGDSLYGAGGGASSDYGAFYPRPVAPGGAGLPAAVGGSRLGYNNYFYGQLHVQAAPVGPACCGAVPPLGAQQCSCVPTPPGYEGPGSVLVSPVPHQMLPYMNVGTLSRTELQLLNQLHCRRKRRHRTIFTDEQLEALENLFQETKYPDVGTREQLARKVHLREEKVEVWFKNRRAKWRRQKRSSSEESENAEKWNKTSSKASPEKREEEGKSDLDSDS